From the genome of Danio aesculapii chromosome 16, fDanAes4.1, whole genome shotgun sequence, one region includes:
- the zp3d.1 gene encoding zona pellucida glycoprotein 3d tandem duplicate 1 → MERVSLYFSCCLYFLGLLHAAKAHAQGPGGHRAYRDVASTEQLLGAVRPWTGAGSEFIRNPPIMPTYHIFPMFQDYPVPLVDMELFRPVSEKRHFPRLLTSILTPPVSPPRVQVSPVRNARGVEVWCGYSKVSVRLNKNLLGFRSSPSAFQLGTCPVSRFDEYFFYFHYDLNDCDSSLMMVNGQIVYSNTVYYTPEPQGTVIRAVPLTLNIQCLYNRFHYSYKMGFLPVVREHVFHKTFERKTKFSIFVCNERWERLEENGSFVLGEPMYFEVCAPHTSKNERIFVDSCYATASKDPKSTPQHSVISNYGCMEDSRRQDSLSRFHQRQSHIIRFSVDAFLLPQVTDTNFYLHCRVSVHNLVSATAKSCTYNNAEWRWEELYSDASVCDCCDSTCEIKADSYFPSIPQSLISSKPWILDHSQQNSLNIKGGWISVKGDTEKKFKSAKGIDEEKDDDYTLEIVSDIEEQTEVTKENKKMSVMHLDEDVEVIVGSKEITATESIHSGHVKSDWKEMGRVSKIGKDAGRPRSRSGAGVIGELLEDVKVSSKSGINKMVNITQDDLSKDEMDLENLQVQSTVQSQMVVDEELFLNAKQEPAEWNKNGH, encoded by the exons ATGGAGCGCGTGAGTTTGTATTTTTCTTGTTGTTTGTACTTTCTTGGACTGCTGCACGCTGCCAAAGCTCACGCTCAGGGTCCCGGGGGTCACCGAGCATATAGAGATGTCGCGTCCACGGAGCAGCTGCTCGGCGCGGTCAGGCCGTGGACTGGAGCAGGCAGCGAGTTTATAAGGAATCCTCCAATTATGCCCACCTATCATATTTTCCCAATGTTCCAGGATTATCCGGTTCCTCTCGTTGACATGGAACTGTTCAGACCTGTGTCCGAGAAAAGACACTTTCCGCGGCTGTTGACTAGTATTTTAACACCCCCAGTGAGCCCTCCGCGCGTCCAGGTGTCTCCCGTGCGCAACGCCCGGGGTGTGGAGGTCTGGTGCGGCTACAGTAAAGTCTCTGTGCGCCTGAACAAGAATCTGCTGGGCTTCAGGAGTTCACCGTCTGCCTTTCAACTGGGAACCTGTCCTGTCTCTCGTTTCGACGAGTACTTCTTTTATTTCCATTATGACCTCAATGACTGTGATAGCTCTTTAATG ATGGTGAACGGCCAGATCGTGTACTCCAACACTGTGTATTACACACCAGAGCCTCAAGGAACAGTCATCCGTGCTGTGCCTCTTACATTAAACATCCAGTGCCTTTACAATCG GTTTCATTATTCCTACAAAATGGGCTTCCTGCCTGTGGTGAGGGAACACGTGTTTCACAAGACTTTTGAACGCAAGACAAAGTTCAGTATTTTTGTGTGTAATG AGCGCTGGGAAAGGCTTGAGGAAAATGGGAGTTTTGTGCTCGGGGAGCCCATGTATTTTGAAGTCTGTGCTCCACATACGTCCAAGAATGAAAGGATTTTTGTTGACTCCTGCTACGCGACAGCATCCAAAGACCCAAAGTCGACTCCACAACACAGTGTGATTTCTAATTATGG GTGTATGGAGGACAGCAGAAGACAAGACAGTCTCTCCCGGTTCCACCAAAGACAATCGCACATTATAAGATTTTCAGTTGATGCGTTTTTACTGCCCCAAGTCACTGACACG AACTTTTACCTGCATTGCCGAGTATCAGTTCACAATTTAGTTAGTGCCACAGCAAAGTCCTGTACCTACAACAATGCAGAGTGGAG GTGGGAGGAACTTTACAGCGACGCATCTGTCTGCGATTGCTGTGATTCCACATGTGAAATTAAAGCAGACT CTTATTTTCCCAGTATACCACAATCTCTGATATCAAGCAAACCCTGGATTTTGGACCATAGTCAACAAAACTCATTAAACATTAAAGGCGGCTGGATCAGTGTTAAAGGGGACACCGAGAAGAAGTTCAAGAGCGCTAAAGGAATAGATGAAGAGAAAGATGATGATTACACTTTGGAGATTGTGAGTGATATTGAAGAACAAACAGAAGTAACAAAGGAAAACAAGAAGATGAGTGTGATGCATTTGGATGAGGATGTTGAGGTTATTGTTGGGAGTAAGGAAATTACTGCTACAGAGTCTATTCATTCCGGACATGTAAAGTCTGATTGGAAAGAGATGGGTAGAGTTTCAAAGATTGGGAAAGATGCTGGAAGACCCAGGAGCAGAAGTGGAGCTGGTGTGATAGGAGAGCTTTTGGAAGATGTTAAAGTGTCCAGCAAAAGTGgaataaataaaatggttaacATTACCCAAGATGATCTGTCCAAAGATGAGATGGACCTTGAAAACTTGCAGGTACAGAGTACGGTACAGTCACAaatggtggtggatgaagagCTATTTTTAAATGCCAAACAAGAACCAGCGGAGTGGAATAAAAATGGACATTAA